CCGACCTCGCGCTGCTCCGGCGCCAGATCGAAGGGCCGGTGTACCGCTGAGATGCAGCGCGTCGGCGTTATCGACGACCCCATTTTCGATAGCCACCGCACGGGCTCGCATCCGGAAAATGCCGGCCGGCTTGCCGCCATTCGGATGGCGATCGCGAACAGCGAAGCGCGCCGGGCGATTGTCCCGCTCGCCTTCCGCCCTGCCACAGAGGAGGAGCTGGCGCTCGCCCACGCCGAGCGGCATATCGCTCGGATCCGCCAGATTGCCGATCGCGGCGGCGCATGGATAGATGGGGATACGATCGTGACGGAGGCGTCGTACGACGTTGCGGTCCACGCCGCGGGCGCGGCGGCCCGCGCGGTTGAAGCGGTGCTCTCCGGCGAGCTGCCGACGGCATTCGCGCTCGTTCGCCCGCCTGGGCACCACGCCACGCCCGACCGCGCGATGGGCTTCTGCCTCTTCAACAACGCCGCCATCGCCGCTCTGGTCGCCCGCGAACGGTTCGGCATCGAGCGCACTCTCCTGATCGACTTCGACGTTCACCACGGCAACGGCACGCAAGACATCTTCTATCGCGACCCGTCGGTCTTCTACTTCTCGGTGCACCAATGGCCGCTCTTCCCCGGCACTGGGCGCGTCGACGAGGTCGGCGAAGGCGCAGGCTATCGGACGACGGCGAATGTGCCGCTTCCGCCGAACTGCGGCGACGATGTCTACCGCGCCGTCTTCGACGACGTTCTTGTCCCTCTCGCGCGGCGCTATCATCCCCAGCTGGTGATTGTCTCGGCAGGGTACGACGCCTACTGGGCCGATCCGCTCGCGAGCGAGCGCTTGACGATCGAGGGGTTTGCGCACCTTGTCCGGGTCTGTCGTGCCATCGCCGAGGAGCACTGCGGCGGCCGGCTTGCCGTCACCCTCGAAGGCGGCTACAACCCGAAAGGCCTAGGCGCTGGGGTGGTGGCGACGATCGCCGAGCTTGCCGGCTGCCGCGAAGTCAACGAGCCGATCCCGCCGCCTGACCTGCGCGGCGCTCCTGACGTCCGCGGCCTCATCGACCGCGTCCGTGCCCTCCACGGCGTGTAGCGTTTGCCTTCCCTCCGGTGTCCGGCGCGGGCAGAGCGCGCCCGCTGGCAGCATCCCCAGCGCTGGGCGCCGCGCCGAGAGCATGATGGGGAGGATGCCGCCGCGCAGCGAGAGAGACACGCCTGCGCAAGCGCTATGCTGGCGCAGCGAGCGAGAGGAAGAGACCATGCTGCCCGTTCGCCACTACGCCTCCACCAGCAGAGGGCGCCGCATCCACTACCGCCGCCTTGGCGAGGGGCCGCCCCTCGTCATGCTCCATTCCTCGCCCAGCAGCTCGCAGGGGCTCGTCCCCCGCATGCTCCAGCTTGCTCGCGGCCACACCTGCATCGCGATCGACACCCCGGGGTACGGCGAGTCGGAAGGGCTGGCTGCTGACCAGCCGACGATTGCTGACTACGCCGACGCCCTCTGCGAGACGCTCGACGCGCTCGGCTTGCCGGTCGTCGACCTCTACGGAACGCACACCGGCGCGACAATCGCGCTCGATTTCGCAGTGCGCCACCGCAAGCGTGTCCGCCGTCTCGTCCTTGATGGCGTGGCGGTGT
This region of Dehalococcoidia bacterium genomic DNA includes:
- a CDS encoding histone deacetylase, translating into MQRVGVIDDPIFDSHRTGSHPENAGRLAAIRMAIANSEARRAIVPLAFRPATEEELALAHAERHIARIRQIADRGGAWIDGDTIVTEASYDVAVHAAGAAARAVEAVLSGELPTAFALVRPPGHHATPDRAMGFCLFNNAAIAALVARERFGIERTLLIDFDVHHGNGTQDIFYRDPSVFYFSVHQWPLFPGTGRVDEVGEGAGYRTTANVPLPPNCGDDVYRAVFDDVLVPLARRYHPQLVIVSAGYDAYWADPLASERLTIEGFAHLVRVCRAIAEEHCGGRLAVTLEGGYNPKGLGAGVVATIAELAGCREVNEPIPPPDLRGAPDVRGLIDRVRALHGV